One region of Mesobacillus boroniphilus genomic DNA includes:
- a CDS encoding EAL domain-containing protein produces the protein MNQMKQTRIAKRRRGVSASKKIEQMISDIIFKHVKDLVFIMQVEPGYQFRYLFANENGLLHAGMAGSDIGRTMEEVLPQKHLNPLKQQYIKAVKEGVEVAFLDEVDMENDNQVLGETLLTPVKDEDGEVQYVVAVTRDMTENFKEKIRLIDSEQRYRSLIDHNLDAVFSIDLKGKILDVNPAAHLLTGYTVKQLKSRKITSLICESDLLLFQEVLSDTKLGNAKESLDCRFMHRNGKFLTVHLKTIPIVIHSEIKGMYFIIRDLSEQAKNTELIKYMAFHDQLTGLRNRRALLDQLDSLVKNEKKQKAEFALLFLDIDRFKYLNDTLGHLVGDQILKQVADRLIDIQKENCTVYRQGGDEFIILLEKTGRHSAGEFAQKVLYRFNESFYFNSQEYYITPSIGISIFPNDGKDAETLIKHADEALYSVKEKGKAHYQFYRSDMQSTGINIIALEAHLRKAIERDELELYYQPQINLLTNETSSFEALLRWNNSELGFISPAEFIPLAEDTGLIIPIGNWVIDGACRQIKEWTEKTGKPIRIAINISPKQFMQLDLVRIIKSSIEKYNIDPSLLEIEITEGAMQDTKETIPILKRLKDLGIQISVDDFGTGYSSLSYLKQFPIDVLKIDQSFIRDIKYNGKDAAIITTIIHLGNSLGMEVIAEGVEEQSQVDFLTNADCEKAQGYFFARPLRAQEAEEKFILKRKTSS, from the coding sequence ATGAATCAGATGAAGCAAACAAGAATAGCTAAAAGAAGAAGAGGCGTCTCTGCTTCGAAAAAAATAGAACAGATGATTTCAGATATCATCTTTAAACATGTGAAGGATCTTGTTTTTATCATGCAAGTCGAACCGGGTTACCAATTCCGTTATTTATTTGCCAATGAGAACGGCCTGCTCCATGCGGGGATGGCTGGTAGTGATATCGGAAGGACGATGGAAGAGGTTTTACCTCAAAAACATCTTAATCCTTTGAAACAACAATATATTAAGGCAGTGAAAGAGGGAGTGGAAGTTGCTTTCCTTGATGAAGTAGACATGGAAAATGACAATCAGGTTCTTGGAGAGACACTTCTGACCCCAGTCAAGGATGAAGACGGGGAAGTTCAATATGTTGTAGCGGTAACCAGGGATATGACAGAAAATTTCAAAGAAAAGATTAGATTGATTGATAGCGAGCAACGGTATCGTTCACTTATTGACCATAATCTGGATGCTGTTTTTTCAATTGATTTAAAGGGGAAGATCCTTGATGTCAACCCGGCGGCCCATTTATTGACAGGCTATACGGTCAAGCAGCTTAAATCAAGGAAAATCACTAGCTTGATATGTGAAAGTGACCTGCTGCTTTTTCAGGAAGTCTTATCTGATACGAAATTGGGTAATGCAAAGGAATCGCTCGATTGTCGGTTCATGCACAGAAATGGAAAGTTCCTGACGGTCCATCTGAAGACGATCCCCATTGTGATCCATTCTGAAATAAAGGGTATGTATTTCATTATCCGTGATCTTTCTGAGCAGGCAAAAAACACAGAACTGATCAAGTACATGGCCTTCCATGACCAGCTGACAGGATTGCGCAACAGACGCGCGCTCCTTGATCAACTGGATAGTCTTGTCAAAAATGAAAAGAAGCAAAAAGCCGAATTTGCCCTTTTGTTTCTTGATATAGATCGTTTCAAGTATTTGAATGATACACTTGGACATCTTGTTGGTGACCAGATTTTGAAGCAAGTAGCCGATCGATTGATCGACATCCAGAAAGAAAACTGTACGGTTTACAGACAGGGAGGCGATGAATTTATCATTCTCCTTGAAAAAACAGGCAGGCATAGTGCAGGAGAGTTTGCGCAAAAAGTATTATACAGGTTCAATGAATCTTTTTATTTTAATTCCCAGGAATATTATATTACACCAAGTATTGGAATAAGTATTTTCCCTAATGATGGGAAGGATGCTGAAACATTGATTAAACATGCTGATGAAGCTTTATATAGCGTGAAAGAAAAAGGAAAGGCCCATTATCAATTTTATCGCTCTGACATGCAGTCAACCGGGATAAATATCATTGCACTCGAGGCTCATTTGCGAAAAGCAATCGAACGCGACGAACTAGAACTCTATTATCAGCCACAGATCAATTTGCTTACCAATGAAACATCAAGCTTCGAAGCATTGCTGCGATGGAACAACAGCGAATTAGGCTTTATTTCACCAGCCGAATTCATCCCGCTGGCAGAGGACACTGGATTGATTATCCCGATTGGCAACTGGGTAATTGACGGAGCATGCCGACAAATAAAGGAATGGACGGAGAAGACAGGGAAGCCAATCAGGATAGCGATCAATATTTCTCCTAAGCAATTCATGCAATTAGATTTAGTACGGATCATCAAGAGTTCGATAGAAAAGTATAATATTGACCCATCTCTTCTGGAAATCGAAATTACCGAGGGTGCAATGCAAGATACAAAAGAGACGATCCCAATCCTGAAACGGTTGAAGGACTTAGGTATCCAAATCTCTGTAGATGATTTTGGAACTGGATACTCATCGCTTAGTTATTTGAAACAGTTTCCTATCGATGTGTTGAAAATTGATCAAAGTTTTATAAGAGATATAAAGTACAACGGCAAGGATGCCGCAATCATTACAACGATCATCCACTTGGGCAACAGTCTTGGAATGGAAGTGATTGCGGAGGGCGTCGAGGAACAGAGCCAGGTTGATTTCCTGACAAATGCCGATTGCGAAAAAGCGCAGGGGTACTTTTTTGCCAGACCATTAAGGGCACAGGAAGCAGAGGAAAAGTTCATCCTGAAAAGAAAAACAAGCAGCTGA
- a CDS encoding metallophosphoesterase produces the protein MSEQITRRTFIKRAVGTLLTVGGLGTGGYFYAREVEPRMLDITRHTIKNAALPSGFNGVKLIQFSDTHIGFQYTMEQLKQLISQINKLNPDLIVFTGDLLDDPRHFTEKNKLISMLSNLNAPLGKFAVYGNHDHGGYGSDLFKQIMEQSGFSLLLNTSANIKLLDGSSIWIAGIDDAMLGKPDLNASMAEVPNNSYTILLSHAPDKAEEAALYPIQLQLSGHSHGGQIQIPFYGPLVTPPFAEKYMEGFYTVGRNSGLTLYVNRGLGTTRLPFRFLSQPELAIFTLKNEKTSS, from the coding sequence ATGTCTGAACAAATCACTCGGAGGACTTTTATTAAAAGGGCAGTTGGAACTTTATTGACTGTTGGTGGACTCGGCACAGGGGGCTATTTTTATGCACGTGAAGTCGAACCCCGCATGCTTGATATCACCCGTCACACTATTAAAAATGCGGCGTTGCCATCTGGTTTTAATGGAGTGAAACTCATTCAGTTCAGCGATACCCATATCGGATTCCAATACACGATGGAACAGCTAAAGCAATTGATATCCCAAATCAATAAACTGAATCCCGACCTGATTGTTTTTACAGGTGATTTACTAGATGACCCCAGACACTTCACCGAAAAAAACAAGCTTATTTCCATGTTGAGCAACTTGAATGCGCCTCTTGGAAAGTTTGCCGTATACGGAAATCATGACCATGGTGGATACGGATCCGATCTTTTTAAGCAGATAATGGAACAATCAGGATTCTCTTTATTATTGAACACCTCAGCTAACATCAAGCTACTCGATGGCAGTTCGATATGGATTGCTGGAATAGATGATGCTATGCTCGGTAAGCCTGACCTGAACGCGTCTATGGCCGAAGTACCAAATAACTCATATACCATCCTTTTATCCCATGCCCCTGACAAAGCAGAAGAAGCTGCACTATATCCGATTCAATTGCAGCTGAGCGGACATAGCCATGGCGGTCAAATCCAGATTCCCTTTTATGGACCATTGGTAACTCCTCCTTTTGCCGAAAAATATATGGAGGGCTTCTATACAGTTGGCCGCAACAGCGGTCTAACCCTATACGTGAATCGCGGCCTTGGAACTACCAGGCTTCCTTTCAGGTTTTTATCCCAGCCTGAGCTTGCGATTTTCACCTTAAAAAATGAAAAAACAAGCAGCTGA
- a CDS encoding C39 family peptidase has product MKTWHFIGILLPLLGCSHGSPAENEAQTQRTNNEPIIMNESPEQFQEMAVPNSNQKQEQHQQRKSEALLNVPLIKQNPELKYGCEVTSLAMMLKYAGADTDKMKLFKEIKKDNDPLKRSANGDILSWGNPVEGFVGDMTGKRAGYAVFDKPMIDLINRYLPGRAVNLTGKDFDAVLDHVSAGYPAVVWTTGDYRLPNRWESWTHGNEVIKTPLDLHAVVLVGFNETTVYLNDPLSGRKQVPVNKTRFIETWKAMQSRAVSYR; this is encoded by the coding sequence ATGAAAACGTGGCATTTCATTGGCATTCTTCTTCCATTGCTTGGATGCAGCCACGGCTCGCCCGCCGAAAATGAAGCACAAACTCAGAGAACCAATAATGAACCAATCATTATGAATGAAAGTCCTGAGCAATTTCAGGAAATGGCGGTCCCAAACTCTAATCAGAAACAAGAACAACACCAACAACGTAAAAGCGAGGCATTACTGAACGTACCCTTGATTAAACAAAATCCAGAATTAAAATATGGATGTGAAGTAACCAGCCTGGCAATGATGCTAAAATATGCCGGAGCTGATACTGATAAAATGAAGCTTTTCAAGGAAATAAAAAAAGATAATGATCCTTTGAAAAGATCTGCAAATGGTGATATTTTGAGCTGGGGTAACCCAGTTGAAGGTTTTGTTGGAGATATGACCGGAAAACGCGCAGGCTATGCAGTCTTCGATAAACCAATGATTGATCTGATCAATCGTTATTTACCAGGCAGGGCCGTCAATTTGACCGGAAAGGATTTTGACGCAGTACTGGACCATGTATCTGCTGGTTATCCAGCAGTTGTATGGACCACAGGCGACTATCGCCTGCCCAATCGCTGGGAATCCTGGACGCATGGCAATGAGGTCATCAAAACGCCACTAGACTTACATGCAGTAGTCCTGGTCGGTTTCAATGAAACCACAGTCTACCTGAATGACCCCCTATCTGGCCGAAAACAAGTGCCAGTGAACAAGACTCGCTTTATAGAAACCTGGAAAGCGATGCAATCGAGAGCAGTCAGTTACCGTTAA
- a CDS encoding EAL domain-containing protein produces MDALDILTDLEHVVPFFQPIFNAEEHKIIGYEILGRYINGIDDISLGPFFQDDTIPEEYRIEVDNVVFNKAMEVASHSGEQDLLWFVNRDAGLLMMDDGEGFLQLIISFQEKGINPEHIVLEISDRNEHSIEHLINYYKSFGIKIAMDKVGSESSNFERIAGIEPEILKIDMSSLRSNNAGPAYIDVLHSLSILARKIGATLLFENIETPYQLQFAWKNGGRFYQGFYLKKPQKELVEKDILKEKLKLEIHGFILSEKKRIQSFFDLRIELHTKFQELITRNKKGQNPSEFLLSIGESVNGIAFRMYICDEDGFQLSPNLYKSGDQWLLQPKYEGKNWSWRPYFLENIIRMRTGKKGILSDRYSDIETGEVIRTFSLPLNEAKFLFVDLSASFLNEREGLF; encoded by the coding sequence TTGGATGCTCTGGATATTTTAACCGACCTTGAACATGTCGTTCCTTTTTTTCAGCCGATTTTTAATGCAGAGGAGCATAAAATAATTGGGTATGAAATTTTAGGAAGGTATATAAACGGAATTGATGATATAAGTCTCGGGCCTTTTTTTCAGGATGATACCATCCCGGAAGAGTATCGGATTGAAGTGGATAATGTCGTATTCAACAAAGCGATGGAAGTTGCCTCTCATTCAGGAGAACAGGATCTTTTATGGTTTGTTAACAGAGATGCAGGATTGTTGATGATGGATGATGGAGAAGGATTTTTGCAACTGATCATTTCTTTCCAGGAAAAAGGGATCAATCCTGAGCACATTGTTCTTGAAATTTCTGACCGCAACGAACATAGCATAGAGCATCTAATCAACTACTACAAATCCTTTGGAATTAAAATCGCGATGGATAAGGTCGGCAGTGAAAGCAGCAATTTTGAGCGAATAGCGGGTATTGAACCTGAAATCCTGAAAATTGATATGTCTTCGCTAAGATCCAATAACGCAGGCCCTGCTTACATAGATGTCCTCCATTCCTTATCAATACTTGCCCGCAAAATAGGTGCAACCCTATTGTTTGAAAATATCGAAACCCCCTACCAGCTTCAGTTTGCCTGGAAGAATGGAGGCAGGTTTTATCAAGGATTTTATCTGAAGAAACCTCAAAAGGAATTAGTGGAAAAAGATATCCTGAAGGAAAAATTAAAGTTAGAAATTCATGGATTCATCTTATCCGAGAAGAAACGAATTCAATCTTTTTTTGACTTGAGAATCGAGTTGCACACAAAGTTCCAGGAACTGATAACCCGGAATAAAAAGGGACAAAATCCAAGTGAGTTCCTCCTCTCTATTGGAGAAAGCGTTAATGGGATTGCATTCCGGATGTATATATGTGACGAAGATGGATTCCAACTATCACCAAACCTTTATAAATCAGGAGATCAGTGGCTTCTCCAGCCAAAATACGAGGGCAAGAATTGGAGTTGGCGCCCGTATTTCCTCGAGAACATCATCAGAATGAGAACAGGAAAAAAAGGGATTCTGTCAGACCGCTACAGTGATATTGAAACAGGGGAGGTCATCCGGACGTTTTCGCTGCCTTTGAATGAAGCAAAATTTTTATTTGTAGATTTAAGCGCGTCTTTTCTCAATGAACGTGAAGGGTTATTTTAA